A stretch of DNA from Halobacteriovorax sp. JY17:
AAACCATTGTGGTCTCTGAAAGTTTTTATTCCTGACTCAGCAGATATTCCTGCTCCAGTTAGAATGACAATATTTTTGATATTATTTGGTATAATCATTTCTATGATATTATCAAATAAATACATACATATCGAGAGCTAATGAGTGAGATAGAAGAAAATTTAGAATTAAAAGAGAGGAAGAAATTCTTCCTCTATAAGAGAAGTACATTATTTAACTGTATTTTTACAATTTTCTTATTTATGGCAAATCTCTTAATTGGTCTCCATCTGAGATTATTACTACTTAAGAGTTTCGATTTACTCCTCCTCTTAAGTCTCGTTTTCCTAATCACTTTTTTGGAGAAAATGATTCTCAGAAGGTTTCAGTACTCCTTAAATAAAGTAGGAGTATTACTTATTCAATTCTCCATTGTTGTGGAAATGATCTACTTTATTTTAAAGATTGAAAGCTTCCTAAATTGATAGAAGAAATACTCGTTGGACCGAGGTCTTTTATTTTCGCATTCCTTAGCGCTTTATTCGTCGTACATGATGCACTCATTACTAGGATAAATAGGCATAAAATCTTCATGACTTCCTCCTTTAGGCATCTTGCCTATTTCATGGATTAATTTTGCTAAATTGATGCCAATTTATGGAGTGTTATTTCAGTGTGTTAGATGGAGCGTATTGTCACTAGGTCATAACGCACCTATTTGGAAAACTATTTGAGAAAGTATTTGACGAAATATTATAAGTGACTAAAATCATAAACCTTGGAAAGCGCCCCCAGTTAAAGAAGTATTGAATTAAGGATATATGGCAAACAGACACAATAGCCCTAGAGCAACATTGATTAATAAAGAGCTGGTAAGAAATAAGACTCAAGATGAGAGTCAACTAGACCTTCTTTCTTATATTTCTAATGAGTCGCTCTCAATTTCAGCTCCACATAATGTTAGAAGTATTCGCTCGGCCAAGAGTCCAAGGGTAATTTCTCAAAATAGAAAATACTCTCTACCTATAAATGTGGATAGAAGTAAGCTCTTTAAGAATTTCATTTGTGGAGAGTCTAATAATAGGGCGTTTAAGATTTTAGAGGCCATGACTAAGCAGACATCCTTAGAGTTTCCAATTATCTATATCTGCTCTTTAAGTGGGCTAGGTAAGAGCCACTTACTCTATGGGGCGGCGAACGCATTATTTGAAAAGACTTCTAAGAAAATTTGCTACTTTCATGGTAAGGAATTTATCTACAATTTTGATGGGGAAATGGAGGATATCTCTTCGATTCATACTGTCTTTATAGATGATCTAGATGAAATTACTTATGACCTTGGTTTACAAGATAAATTTACACGTAACTTTGATCTCTTAAAGAGAAGTGGTGTACAAATTGTGATGGCGGGATCTGTTCTTCCAAAACATATGAAAATGACCTCTCCTAAGTTTGCTACAAGAGCGGGTAGTGCTCTCGTTGAAAAAATTAATAAAATTGATAGAGATTTAGCTTCTAAAATTTTAGATAATCTCTCTTATATTCATAAGTATGATTTGAGTCCAGATGTAAAAGACCTATTAGTTGATTGCTTTCACTACCATGTTTACGGACTTGAGAGTGCATTATTGAAACTTAAGAGTTATAGCGAAACATTTAGCAGTAATGTTGATATTAAGATTGCTTTGAAAGAGCTTAAAATTCTTGGGCCAGTGTTAGATAAGACTATTAATTCTAAGAAAATAATTGCTCGTGTTTGTGAGTTCTATAAAGTTGATATTGAGGATCTCTTTTCAAAGAATAGAAAGAAAGAAGTCTCTTTTGCTCGTCACGTCTGTATGTATATTTTAAAAGACCGAAATGGTCTCTCCCTTTCTAGAATTGCGAGACTCTTTAACCGAGATCACACATCTGTTCTCTATGGTGTTAATAAGATCATGGCAGAGATTCAAGGTAATAAGAGTATTAGAAAAGACATTCACGAGTTAGTTTAAAAAAAGACCTTCATCCTTGAAGGTCTACAATCAATTAAATTTTAGATTTTTCTGAAAGGAAGTTAAGAGGTTGCTTAACATCTACAACTCCGCCACCTTTAGGCTTTGGAAATTGAATCATTTGAAGTACTCCTGTCATACAGTTTGTACCTTTGTCAGAGAATTTTGATCCCTTTGTCTTGATCTTCATTCTCTGTGCTTTACCTTGAGAGTTAATTCTAAAGTGTAGGTCCATAACACCTTTGGCATGCTCGTTTCTATACTCAAGCTCTTGTTGGTAGCAGTGCTTAAATTGTGGAAGGTACTCTCTTAGAATTTTTCTTAAAAGCTCTGGGTCCATTGAACCAAGAACAACAGCTTTTTGATCAGTATAAGTGGTGTCAATTCCTGACTTATTAGCAAGTCCTTTTGAACCTGATGAGGAATCAAAGCTTCCTTTAAAGTCTTGTCCAAGTCCTGAAGCGGCATTACTGTTGGCCGCTTTTATATCAGAAGTTGTCGCACTCTTTGCTGAGTTTCCAAGAGCAGCAGCATTGGAATTTGAGTTCTTAACAACCTTTGCCGAGTTAGAACCTGTGCTTCCAAAGAATGAGGCCATTGATTTATTCATTTTGAATTTGAATGATTTCATCTGTCTTTTGCTTTTAACATTCTTTGACTTAGCGGCCGCTTTCATTTGCTCTTTCACTGGCTTTGATGCTTGTTTTGTCTTACTTGGTTTTTGTGTGTCTTGCTTCTTCGCAAATTGTGGCTTCTTGTCGTCTTGCTTTTCTTTCTTTACTCCAGTGTCAACTTCAGTCTTACTAACTTCACTTGAAGTCTTAGAGTTATTCTTTTCTTCTGCTTTTACTGCAGGTCTGTAGATAACGGCAACTTTCTTCTCTTCTTCTTGCTCCGGAAGATCAATGAATAGAAGAAGTAACATTAAACTCATAGCTACTGAGAAGACTTTTGCTGTTTGCTTTTTAAATTCTCTATCTCTACCAAAGAAAGGAGTGTTTCTAAGGTGTGGAGGGGCATCAGAAATTTGGATAAGAACCTGTGTGGTTCCATGATCGTAAGAAATTATTTCATCTTGCTTTAAATGGTAGTTGTTCTCAATGGCCTCTCCAGTTAATAGAGAAGAGCATTTGTGGTCTTTGATTTCCTTAATAAGAATTTTACTATCTGAAATATCTAGGAAAGGAATATTTTCTTCGCTATCAAAACTTGGAAGTTGGAAGGTATCTTTCTTTCTATCATGGGCCGAAACTCTGAGCTCCCCACTCTTTAATGGAAAGTAGTCAATTGATAAGGCCGTTCCCATAGAGAGTACTGTAATTTGAACAGCTTTAGCATCATTCTTTCTCGCTATAGGAGTAAATTCTTTCGTCTCATCGACTTCAATGAAATTGTCTGTGTCGAGATTATCCATGAGGCTGAGTTTTTGAATAGGAGTATAATCCTCTTCATCAAATTTAATATCACAATATTCCCCATCAATAATAACAAGGCCAGGAACTGGAGGTAAAACCGGGGTAGGGTGTTGTCCCTCCAATTCCTGGATTGTTTGAATATCCATATCCTCATCTTCAATGATCGCATCATTCCGTTGAATTTCATCAATGATTTCATCTAAATTAAATATTTCATTAGAAAATTGAATATGGTCACCTGGATAGGCAACACCACTTTCAACTCTCTCTGAATTGATAAATGTTCCATTATTACTTTCAAGATCAATTATTTTTGCTCCACCTTCAAGGTTGAGAATTAAGATAGCGTGGTATGCAGAGATACTACTATCTTCAATGATGATGTCACATTTCTCACTTGAACCAACAAGAAGCTTCTTCTTGGTTAAAGTGAACTCAAGATTGTGACCGATTAACTTTAGTCGACTGTAGTCTTTAGTTTTTGACAGCAACACGTTTTACCCCTTTTTTGACATTTGCATCCTTGCTGTCCTTCTCTTCCTTAATTCTTTCTAACTCAATATTTATTTTATTTGAAAGTGCATTTGTAGCAGATTTAATTTCTTCAATAATAGTGGCCCTTTGTCCACCAATGATCGCTTTCGCCTCTTCGTACCTTTTTAGCTCATAGTAGAGTAGAGCAACGTAGAGAGAAATATCTTCTCTCTTTAAGTTCTCATCGTTAAATCTCTTTGCCCACGAGTAAGCTTTAGTGAAATTTCCCTCTGCAATTTCAATTGTCATCATTGAAAGGATGAGGTCTATATCGTTTGGGTTACTTGTTACAAGAGGGTGAATAAGAGTTCTTGCTTTTTCAAGATGATTAAATTTTATATAGACTTGGGCCAAGTTGTATTTTGGCACTTTAGAGTTTGGAGAGAGTTTAATCGACTTCTCTAAGAGTGTGTGAGCATCTTCAAAGTTACTCGATTTAAGAGCAACAAGAGCTTTGTTATTATAAATAGAAGCTTGTATTAAGTTCTCTCCCGAAAGAGCATAGTCGTAGAAGTAATTTGCTTTTAACTGGTTGCCATAGAGCTGGTAACAAATACCAATGAAGAGCCAATACTTCTTATCCTCTCTATACTTATTAATATTACTCTGCAGGTCTTGTAGAGAGCTTTTGAAATCTCCATTATAACACTTTGAAAGAGACTTATTTAAGAAGTTCTCTTCACTTATTTTACTTAAGCGAGTATTACCAAACCTCATAAAAGATTCTTCAGAGAAAGCATCATTCTTAGATTGAAGATGGCTATTAATCTTGTGTGAACCACAACTAACAGCTAAGAATATCGTAAGTAGAATCGCCACTTTCATTATTTAATCCCTTGATTATCTAGAGATATTACTAATTGTGATGCAGGGTATCTCATTAGTATTTCTGATTTAAAGTCTTGATCGTCAAATAATCTATAGTTTTCATAGGAGAGAATGTTATTTCCTGAAATAGTCTTAGTGGTTTGTTTATTAAATGAATTCACTTCATTTTCTACTTTCGAATAAAGTGGAGTCATTTGCTTTAAAAACATTGCTGTTTCTTCTTTATTAAATCCATTGGGACGGAAGGCCTTAACTTCTTTTAAGAAGTCTTTATATTGATTAGCTATAAAGTGACTAACCTTTGGTGTGATAATTGGATGTTTTAGCTTCTGAATTTCTAGACCAGAATTTACAATTTGCTTTATTTTAGAGAAATTATTTTCAATTTCCTTACTAAATAGATCTCCATTGAAAGTTCCCCCTGAAAAAGAGTACTTAGAATTTCTAAATTTTAGTAGGTAGGCGTTATAGGCCATTATTTTATAGATGGCTGGAGATTGATAGAGTTTCAATATATCTAGCATCTTCTTCGCCTGTGCCTCTTGATTTTTAGCATTTGCCTGCCAGTAATGATTTTCAGCAATAGTCGTAATCAGCGAGCTTTGAATGAAGCGAGGAAATTTTCTCATGTAGAACGTTAGCTTCTTAATATTTCCCTCAATGGCAAATTCTCTTGAAAATCTTTCAATATCCTTTGCAATAATATTTTCATCAATACCACATTTTCTTTGTGTGTTTTGTAATGTATCAATGGCCTTATAATTATTCTCTACGATGGCAAATGTAATAGCTTTCTTATATAGACTATTTTTTAATGGGAAATTATTACTACAGTATTTTGCAATTGCTCTATAGCTAAGAGATAGGGCTTTTTTAAATTCTTGAGCTTGTGCATATTCAGTGATTATTTTGTCTATTGTTGTGATCTCTTTGAAAATTTCACCTTGATTATCAATCTTTAAGCTGTACTTTAGCCACTTCCACGATTGATTAATATTAGTGATTTTTAGGCTTAATAGTGAAAGTCTAAAAGCTGTCTGTATTTTAATTTTAAGTGGGTAACTCTCATTTTCTAAAATACTTAAGTAGCTCTTCTCTGCAGAGGCGTAATCTTTAGCATCAACCTTCTTATCTATCTCGTTAAAGAGAAGTCCAGCAAGGATAACTACAGACTTCTTAATATAAACTTTTTCAAAAGATAAAAAACCTTTGTTAAACTCCCCAATCCAATAAGAAATCTTTTGAATATCTTTCTTTGATACATAGTAATCAAATACTTTTGCAAACATTCCTTTTTGAGACTTTAAGTCTGCAGGGAAGTTTTGATTATAGGCCTTTACTACATTTACTGAATTTAGTATTTTTAAATTCTTAAAGTAGAGTGTAAATAGCTTTGGATAAATAAGTTGACTCTTTTGGTCTTTAGGCCAAAGACTTACATGATTACTATAGACATAAGTCTTATACTTATAATTAGATAATCCTTCTTCTTCTAGCTTTGTAAGAGTAGCAAGTAGTGAATTAATCACTTTCTTAGAGAAAACTTCGTTCCATACTTTCTTTTGTTTTTCTTTCTTGATAATTTCTAGAACTAAAGAGTACTTCTTATAAGCTCTTTGAAATAATTTAACAGAATAAAGAGTTTCACCTTGAAAAAAGAGATACTCATTCTTATTTTCTCTATCGATATTAATAAGGATATTGAAGTAAGTTAGAACATTATTTAATTTTTCGTCATTCAATGAAGCACTTGTAAATTGGTCTCTTTTCGCTAGTTTTACTTGAAGAAAACCAACATATGACTTAATTGATTTAACAGATATTTCTAATTCTTCTCCAGTTAAATGCTTTAAGTTAAAAATATTAGAAAGGGCCTTAGAGGCTTCTAAGTGTAGTGACTCTTGTTTGTAAGTTCTATAAAACTCCAATTGATAGTTATAGTAGAGTACTTGCTCGTCAAACTGCTTTCTCTCTTTTGCTGCATTTAATCCTCTAACAACAATATTATTCACTTCTGGAAATTTCTTTGCTGTCTGCGCTCTTGTGGCCATCTTTGTAATATATTCACCAGGTTTAACTACATTCTCTAAGTAGAACGTAACACCTTCGTCAATTTTATCATTTTGAATATAGAATATACTGATTGCATCGAGTACTTGAGATTCGACAGTAACGTATCTTGGACTCTTACTAATCTGATAAGCTTTTAGAATATGATCTAGTCCCATTGCTAGTTTCTTAACTTTTAAAAGACACCATGCAAAGTTGTAATGGTGCTTTGCATACCATTCATCACCTTCATTTTTGATGACATCAACATAGTACTTGATCGCTTTTCTATATTTCTTATCATTATAGTAGAGCTCTGCAAGGGCAGTTTTTATACTGTGGACAATAGGTGAGGCATGAGGAGCGACTCTCAATGACTTTAAAAGATAGTACTCAGTTTTCTTACTCTTGTTAAAATCTCTCTCATTGAGAGCAAGTGTGTAGAAAATAGCTCCATTACTTCTATAGTTTGGCCATTTCTTAGTAATATAGAGTCCTAGTTTTTCTACTTTCTTATTAAGTGAAACTGATTGCTTAAAGAAGTAGGATTTCTTTAATTTTGGATTCTTATTTTTTAAGAAGTTGTTATTCTCTTCTTCTTTGATAATTTTTAAATTTTCTGAATAGAGCTCTAGCAGTCTATACTCTAGATTTGGTCCTCTTCTACCAATTTTCTTAATTGTCTTAATTTCTCCGTGAATCATATTAATAAGCTTATTTCTCTTTTGTTTTTCAAAAGAGGCCTTCTGCTCTCCATAAGCAGGAAAGCAAAGAGTGATAATGAATGTGATCACTAGAAGATACTTCATATCTTAATTTCCACCCTTTACAATAAATTTAAACTTTGGAAATCCTGCTGTTGCACTTGCATGCATAACTTTTTGCATATCTGCATATGAGAGAGTTTGATCTAGGACAATATTTATCTGCTTATTTGACTTTTCCTTACTCTTTATTAGGTCTTGCTCAACCGAAGAGAGGTTTCTAGACTTAAATTCTTTTAACTCTTTATCTCCCTGATCTTTTAATTCTTTTAACTTCTTCTCTAAGAAAGAAATATTTGAGCTAGATTTTGATATTTTACCGATTTCTTTATTATTGATGAAAACGGCCCTGTTCTTATTGACTTGAATTGTCACAGATTGATTACCATGAAGAGTGGAAATTGAATCTGGAAGCTCTAGGTTCTTTGTTAAATCAAGCTTAAGATCTGACGGGTTATAGCTCTTAAGTAAGAAAACGAGAAGAATAACTAAGATATCAAGTAGAGAAGTGATATCTATATCTAACTCTTTCTTCTTCTTTAAAATTACAGATCTTCTTTTCTTCTTTGTAGTCATTGCTAATTCCTAGATTACAGTTTCAAAAATGATTTGATCGAATAAAGTCTTCGTTCTTACAATTTTTCCTTTCTTTGATTTCGCCGAAAGCTCTGGAACTTCTTTTCCAACACCTGTTACTGAATCCATGATTTTTACAATTTCTTTGTAATTTACGTTCTTATTTGGACTTATGATAATTGATCTCTCATCAATATTTGCTAACTTAATATTGATGAGTATTTTCTTTAGTTTTCCAAGATCAAAATCTTCACCAAGCTTTGTAATTGTTGATTGAACCGAGCCTTCAACACCTGTTTTTACTTCAATAGTTGAACTAGTAATTTTAAGTGTTAAATTGAGGGGCTTTTCATCACTCTTTTCTGTGTCAATTGTTGCAATGGCAGGAGCGTCACTTCCTATTTCATAGATCTCAACAAATTGAGCACTCATTAGTAAAAAGAAGATAAATATGAATACCGCATCCAAGATTGGAATAAGGTTTAGTTTTGGTATTTCTTTCTTTTCTTTTCTTGTTCTCATTTCTACCCCTAGAAAATCAATTAAGCTGCTTCAGATGTACTCTTTGGTACTGGTGGCATTTTTCTCTTCTTTGTCCCCAGTAAATCAACTAATTTAAGAGAGTACTCTTCAATTTCAGCGATGATCTTCTCACTCTTATTAGAGAGAATATTGTGAATAACCATAATACTAATCGCAGAGATTAATCCAAAGGCGGTGGTATTCATGGCCTTAGAAATACCAAGTGCGAGGAGTTTCGCTTTTGATGATGGGTCGGCATTGGCAACAGCAGCAAATGACTCAATCAAACCGTAGATAGTTCCTAGAAGTCCTATTAGTGTTGATACGTTTGCAACAAGACCAAGGTAGCTCATTCTCTTATCAACTTTAGGTGTAACTTCCAAAATTGTAGAGTCAACAGCATCTTGTATTTGATCCTTATCTTGATTTGCTCTCTTTAATCCTGACTTTAAAACCATTGGTAATATCGCTTTTGAGTTTGAGCAACTCTGGATAGCTTTTTCCACATCGTTATTTAAAACGTGCTTCTTAATCATATTCATAAGAGAGTTGCCATCGATGTCATAACTAAAGAGAGACTTGATTCTCTCTAATGAGATGGCGATTCCAAAAGTCCATGTGGCGAGAATAATCCACATGAAAATCCCACCCTCATCCATAAAGATTGCTAAGGTTTGTAAGAATGATTGGTCTGTTACGGCCTGAGCCACTTGATTTTCCATTGTCTACCCCTTATCTCAAATTTCTGATGTCTTTCTTTGATTCTGTATTAAAGTCAAATCTTTCATAGAGCGCTCTTTCAAAAACTTTTCTGTCTCGTTCCTTAACAGAGAGGTCTCCTGGAGCGAGTAATTGACCTTTGACTTCTAAATTCCCGAGGTCAAAACTCTCATATTTCTTATACTCAACAATGACATTCTTTCCTTGAGCAAGTGTTGAGATACTTATTAAAAAAATCATTAGATATTTCATCATTACCTCTTGCTCACTTTCTTATTTATTTTAACCGCTGCGCAGTTTGACTTAAGACCATAAGAGTAATCACCTAATTCATCGGCCCAGAATGCACCGTCAAAGTTCCAGAAGTCATCATCGATTGTTCTTTTTACATTTTCTAAACTTCCTCGACTTCTATTTGAGATAAGAGTTTTATTACTATAAAGTAGGTCTCTTTTCTTCGACATGATTTCAAGCTTGATATTGAACATCTCGTAGCTATACTTATGAATATCATTTATGAAAGTGAACATTTCTTTTTTTACATAGTGATTTAAGTGTTGAGTTCTCCAGCTAATTGATCTTTCTACTTGCTGAATAAGGTACTTTGTAAATTCACTCTGTTTTCTCTTGTTAAGGTATCTAAGTTCATTCTTAGCTTTCTTGAAACTTACTAAATCAACACTGAATTTTACTTTCTTTCTTATTTGGGTAACAAGATTTCTAATATATGGATTCAGGTTTTCAGTTTCTTTTAAAGAGCTAAATACAAGGTTAATAAAGTAAGTGTGAGAGTTCTTATTTGGAAGAACAATATTCTTTAGTTCATCACTCTTAGATTTATAAACTTTATAATATTGATCAATTGTCGCAAGACTATCGTCATAGAGACAAAGTCTGAAATAATTTAATGAATTCAAGACTTCTGACTCTGGAAAGAAGTAACTTGATAGAAGAGGTGATCTATACGTGACAACAAGCCCAAGAGATCTATTGAAGTCTTCTAAATAGTAGTTTGCCCAAGCTTTTTCGATTAATGTGTAAGGCCATCTATATGATGTCTTTGGAATTTCATTGTAAGTTGCTATGGCCTTGGCAAATTGTTTTTGCTTATAGTAGAGTCTTGCAATATGCATAGTACAAGACTCACTTAATACAGTGTAGTATCTCTTGAGCTTTTCTTTATCTGCTCGCCCCATGAAATCTTTAGAGACTTTAATACACTTATCAAATCTATCCTTTGCTCTCGATATGTCTCCAAGAATTTCTCTCGAAGTTCCTGCAACATAGAGAGCTTCAGGAGAAAATCTATTATTTAGAGGAATTCTCTCCGCTACTGTCATTGCATTTTTATAGTGCTGCATTCTAAACATTTTTAGAGCATAGATAAGTTGCAAAGTCGGTGAGTTATGCTTAATTAGGTCTTTATTTGAAAGACCTGCTAGCGAGTTCGTACCAGACTTTAGAACAAGAATTTCCAATTTCTCTTCAAAATCTTTATCAAGTTTGTCGGCCTCAATAATATGTTCCGCCGCAAATGGAAGAGAAGAGAAATAATACTTAGATTTAAATAGTTCATTAAAAATAGTAATATTTCTATCTTTTCCTTTTGAAAAGTAAACTTTTTCAGCTACTCCGAAGTGAGCTTTAGCTGAAAATGTAAATAGTATAACTAGTGCTATAATTATTTTCATTTTATTTCCTTAGAAGCTAAAACCAACCGAGAGTATTGCGTCTGTTGTTCCTCTTAATTTCGTAGTCGAGGCTTCTCCATTTATAACTGGACCTGGGGCTTTATACATTGATCTTTGAAGATCAATTCCAATAAACCATCTCTTAGAAGCATGAATTCTAAGTCCTGTCTTTGCTACTGCACCAGTGTAAGATTCAGCTTGAAACGTAGAAGATAGATTAGGATCAGATACTGTATCTTTATTTGATTCTGTATCAATTTTTGCTACACCTAAACCAAAGCTCCAGTCGAAGTAAATGATTTTGTTAAATGTATTGATCTTTCCATAGAATGGAGACCAGATACCCATCAATCCATATGAAGAAGTTAATCTTCTTATGAATGGAACACTTTGATTAATTCTTTGTAAGTTATCATAAGCATCATTATTCTTATTAGAGTAGCTATTGTAGAAACCTTCAATGGCCCACTCTTCATTAAGATAGTAACCAGATCTGAAGTTGATACCAGTTGTATCCTGATATTCACCACTAAGATTTGAAACATATCCAAGTTGAGCATAGATAGTCTTACTTTTCTTATAAAGCTTATTCTGTAATACATAGACTTTTTTATCGGGATCAAGCCAAAGGAATTTATAGAGATCGCTCTCGTCAGCCATGGCCTTAAGAGATGACGCTCCCATAGAAAGCGCCATCATTGTATATAGTAAAGTCCTACCCCTAGAAGAATACATTAATTGAACTCCTGTGTTTGAACAGCGTAGCTTATTTCAATCTTAGAACCTTCGTTTGGAATATTTCCCTCAACGAACTTAATAGATCTTGATTGATTGTCATAAGTGTAGCCTGAGCTTATTGCCGAACCATTTACTTTTACTTCTACTTTGTCATCAAAAGGCTTGTTGGAAAGTGCAAAACTATCAATTAGATTTACAATTTTTCCACCCATTTCTCTTAGTACTTGATAGAAGTCATTCTTGATATGAGCAGTTAAGCCACCTGTCTTGTCACTTGCTTCAAGATATCGATACCCAATAGTTTCCCACTGTGTACTTGTCTTCTTGCTTGTAACGATAGAGTAGAGTTTAATAAGTCCAGATGACTTCTTGAGTTCTTTGAAGTTATCTACATAAGACTGAACAGTACTATCTGACTGATCCTCTTCATCTGAAACATAGACAACTACAAGGTAAGCATCATTTCTCATCCAATTTTCTACGTAACGATTAACAAATGATTTAGAAGTCTTCAATCCTTGCTCTCTACCTGAACCACGGGTTCCAACTTTAATACAACTTGCAAAGTCTTTAACAAATTGACTTTCATTACTATTGGCGGCAGTAGCATCAAGTATTCTGAAATCACAAACAGAACGTCCGTTCTTGTTTGATGAACCATCAGTTGTTGTAATCGCCATTTTGAAATCTATATTCTTTTCTAGAAATTCATGAATAAAGACATCGAAATTGTAGGCAAGAGCTTTTTGCTCATCTCCCATTGAACCAGAGTCATCAATAACCCAAAGGATATCAACTTTTCCTTCTTTTGCTTGGGCCTGAGTAAAGTTTTCGACAACAGACTTTAGAGAAATTACAGGATCTGTTGGCTCAACAGGAACTTCTGGTTCCACAGGTACTTCTGGAACTACAACAACTGGATCAGTAGGATCTGTTGGGTCAGTAACTACAGGATCAGTTGGTTCTGCTGGATCAGTTACAACAGGATCAGTTGGTTCCGTAGGTTCCGTAGGTTCTGTAGGAGTTGTAACTACAGGATCTATCGGCTCTTCAACTTCTGGTGCAGTTGGAATATCTACAACAGGTTTATCTGGATTTGATGTAGGTATTTCAATCTCTGTAGGGATATCGTTATCAGCAACACCAGCTCCATTTAAAAATTTCTTTTCATAGAACTCTTGTTCATTACAAGAGGTGAGATTAATTAAAAGCGTTAGTAATAGAAAGGTATCTCGTATCCTTGAAGTTTTTAAAACCATTACCGTCTCCATAACGGTAGCAAGATCTATCTCTTAGAAATAATGATCTAGCAATTCCGGCTTTTCTGAGATTTTGTGACGGCTTACATACTTTTTTAGCGGACGTACAACAAACAAAATCGAAGAAGTTTTTGTTCCCTTTTCTTAGGGTTAGATTAACAAAATGGGAAATGGAGTAAATTTGTGAATGTATAATTTTATTCTTTTTTCTTTATAATCAATACTTTAGATAGGCAAAAATGGCAAAAAATGTGAAATTTTATTGATCTCGTTTTATTCTGAAATTCGCCACATATTATTGCTAGAGATAGGAAACTTATTGTTTATAGTAGATTTATAGCTTTCTCAACAAAGGAGTTCGTTAATTCATGAGTTTCATTTTGAAGTGAAATATAATTACTTTGAGCTTTTGCTCTCTCTTTTAAAATATCGAAATGTTCCCTAGAGTTCTTGTAATCAACCATTTCATCGGAGGTTCCATGGATTGCGTAAATATTAAAAGGTATTTTTTCGGGAAGATATTGCCATTTGAAAGTACAAGAAAGGCCTATGATAGATTCAACTTCTCTTAGTTCAAGAGCGGCAAAGGGACTAAGGTATCCGCCCTGAGAATAGCCTAGGATTGTTTTAGGAGTGCTCTCATAGCCGAGTTCCGTAACCATTTTACTAATCATTTGCGCGGGAAAATTATAGTCAATATCA
This window harbors:
- a CDS encoding biopolymer transporter ExbD, with amino-acid sequence MTTKKKRRSVILKKKKELDIDITSLLDILVILLVFLLKSYNPSDLKLDLTKNLELPDSISTLHGNQSVTIQVNKNRAVFINNKEIGKISKSSSNISFLEKKLKELKDQGDKELKEFKSRNLSSVEQDLIKSKEKSNKQINIVLDQTLSYADMQKVMHASATAGFPKFKFIVKGGN
- a CDS encoding AgmX/PglI C-terminal domain-containing protein, with amino-acid sequence MLLSKTKDYSRLKLIGHNLEFTLTKKKLLVGSSEKCDIIIEDSSISAYHAILILNLEGGAKIIDLESNNGTFINSERVESGVAYPGDHIQFSNEIFNLDEIIDEIQRNDAIIEDEDMDIQTIQELEGQHPTPVLPPVPGLVIIDGEYCDIKFDEEDYTPIQKLSLMDNLDTDNFIEVDETKEFTPIARKNDAKAVQITVLSMGTALSIDYFPLKSGELRVSAHDRKKDTFQLPSFDSEENIPFLDISDSKILIKEIKDHKCSSLLTGEAIENNYHLKQDEIISYDHGTTQVLIQISDAPPHLRNTPFFGRDREFKKQTAKVFSVAMSLMLLLLFIDLPEQEEEKKVAVIYRPAVKAEEKNNSKTSSEVSKTEVDTGVKKEKQDDKKPQFAKKQDTQKPSKTKQASKPVKEQMKAAAKSKNVKSKRQMKSFKFKMNKSMASFFGSTGSNSAKVVKNSNSNAAALGNSAKSATTSDIKAANSNAASGLGQDFKGSFDSSSGSKGLANKSGIDTTYTDQKAVVLGSMDPELLRKILREYLPQFKHCYQQELEYRNEHAKGVMDLHFRINSQGKAQRMKIKTKGSKFSDKGTNCMTGVLQMIQFPKPKGGGVVDVKQPLNFLSEKSKI
- a CDS encoding tetratricopeptide repeat protein, whose amino-acid sequence is MKVAILLTIFLAVSCGSHKINSHLQSKNDAFSEESFMRFGNTRLSKISEENFLNKSLSKCYNGDFKSSLQDLQSNINKYREDKKYWLFIGICYQLYGNQLKANYFYDYALSGENLIQASIYNNKALVALKSSNFEDAHTLLEKSIKLSPNSKVPKYNLAQVYIKFNHLEKARTLIHPLVTSNPNDIDLILSMMTIEIAEGNFTKAYSWAKRFNDENLKREDISLYVALLYYELKRYEEAKAIIGGQRATIIEEIKSATNALSNKINIELERIKEEKDSKDANVKKGVKRVAVKN
- a CDS encoding biopolymer transporter ExbD; this translates as MRTRKEKKEIPKLNLIPILDAVFIFIFFLLMSAQFVEIYEIGSDAPAIATIDTEKSDEKPLNLTLKITSSTIEVKTGVEGSVQSTITKLGEDFDLGKLKKILINIKLANIDERSIIISPNKNVNYKEIVKIMDSVTGVGKEVPELSAKSKKGKIVRTKTLFDQIIFETVI
- a CDS encoding MotA/TolQ/ExbB proton channel family protein codes for the protein MENQVAQAVTDQSFLQTLAIFMDEGGIFMWIILATWTFGIAISLERIKSLFSYDIDGNSLMNMIKKHVLNNDVEKAIQSCSNSKAILPMVLKSGLKRANQDKDQIQDAVDSTILEVTPKVDKRMSYLGLVANVSTLIGLLGTIYGLIESFAAVANADPSSKAKLLALGISKAMNTTAFGLISAISIMVIHNILSNKSEKIIAEIEEYSLKLVDLLGTKKRKMPPVPKSTSEAA
- a CDS encoding DnaA/Hda family protein, producing MANRHNSPRATLINKELVRNKTQDESQLDLLSYISNESLSISAPHNVRSIRSAKSPRVISQNRKYSLPINVDRSKLFKNFICGESNNRAFKILEAMTKQTSLEFPIIYICSLSGLGKSHLLYGAANALFEKTSKKICYFHGKEFIYNFDGEMEDISSIHTVFIDDLDEITYDLGLQDKFTRNFDLLKRSGVQIVMAGSVLPKHMKMTSPKFATRAGSALVEKINKIDRDLASKILDNLSYIHKYDLSPDVKDLLVDCFHYHVYGLESALLKLKSYSETFSSNVDIKIALKELKILGPVLDKTINSKKIIARVCEFYKVDIEDLFSKNRKKEVSFARHVCMYILKDRNGLSLSRIARLFNRDHTSVLYGVNKIMAEIQGNKSIRKDIHELV